A genomic segment from Methanoplanus limicola DSM 2279 encodes:
- a CDS encoding PAS domain S-box protein: MILSEDIFSAVFNSSAAIMAVSTKEDGRYMDVNDAFIRKTGYQRSEVIGKTATELNLFVNPEDRLNALSLLEKAGKIIDLEIPVRKKNGEVMYGIFSADSLTLGETPCLLTTMVDITARKIAEEELDLIRNRLELAVDASEHGLWDWNLDTDEIYFSPRYYRMLGYEPGELPMSLSTWVELMHPEDRELVVPRIYGYVREARPYREDFRLRTKGGSWMWISGRGKSYEVDDDGIPHRAVGTHVDVNYRKQTEEALKTLNKKLNLLSSVTRHDIINQISGICAYQELLKRELDEEEIREYLEPMIKATGVIEKKIRFTSDYQDLGIYVPAWQNVDSLIKSVILLMPGTCMKVEYETKGLVIYADPMLEKVFYNLFENAFWHGGNVTLIRVSFHEREGCVVVVVEDDGSGIADGMKEKIFEHGVGSNTGLGLFLVREILDITGISISETGTEGNGARFEIKVPDGGYRI, from the coding sequence ATGATATTATCTGAGGATATATTTTCAGCAGTTTTTAATTCCAGTGCGGCCATTATGGCGGTCTCTACAAAAGAAGATGGCCGATATATGGATGTCAATGATGCCTTCATCCGGAAGACCGGATATCAGCGAAGTGAGGTAATCGGAAAAACTGCAACTGAACTGAATCTCTTCGTTAATCCTGAAGACCGGCTGAATGCTCTTAGTTTACTTGAAAAGGCCGGAAAGATCATAGATCTTGAAATTCCGGTACGCAAAAAGAATGGTGAGGTTATGTATGGGATCTTCTCTGCTGATAGTCTCACCTTAGGAGAAACCCCGTGTCTTCTGACAACCATGGTCGATATTACTGCCAGAAAGATTGCAGAAGAAGAACTGGATTTAATCCGGAACCGCCTCGAACTGGCTGTGGATGCCAGTGAACACGGGTTATGGGACTGGAATCTTGATACAGACGAGATTTATTTCAGTCCGCGTTATTACAGAATGCTTGGTTATGAACCGGGAGAACTGCCGATGTCGCTCTCAACATGGGTTGAACTGATGCACCCGGAAGATCGTGAATTGGTTGTGCCAAGGATTTATGGATATGTCCGGGAAGCAAGACCATACAGGGAGGATTTTCGTCTCCGGACAAAGGGAGGAAGCTGGATGTGGATCTCAGGCAGGGGCAAGTCATATGAGGTGGATGATGATGGAATACCTCACAGGGCAGTCGGGACGCATGTTGATGTCAACTACCGTAAACAGACCGAAGAGGCCCTGAAGACACTGAATAAAAAGCTGAACCTTCTCTCTTCAGTTACACGTCATGATATCATTAATCAGATCTCCGGTATATGTGCATATCAGGAACTGCTGAAACGTGAACTTGATGAAGAAGAGATCAGGGAATATCTTGAGCCAATGATAAAAGCAACCGGAGTGATTGAGAAGAAGATCAGATTCACCAGTGATTATCAGGATCTTGGTATTTATGTTCCGGCATGGCAGAATGTTGACTCTCTTATTAAGTCGGTTATTCTTCTTATGCCCGGTACCTGTATGAAGGTGGAATATGAGACCAAAGGTCTGGTAATTTATGCAGATCCTATGCTTGAAAAGGTGTTTTACAATCTTTTTGAGAATGCTTTCTGGCATGGAGGGAATGTTACCCTGATCAGAGTATCATTTCATGAAAGGGAAGGCTGTGTTGTTGTTGTAGTTGAGGATGATGGTTCCGGAATTGCTGACGGGATGAAAGAGAAGATTTTTGAGCATGGTGTGGGTTCAAATACCGGACTGGGTCTTTTTCTGGTGAGAGAAATTCTGGATATTACCGGAATCTCCATATCTGAGACCGGCACTGAAGGGAATGGTGCACGCTTTGAGATTAAAGTGCCGGATGGCGGTTACAGAATATAA